The following proteins are encoded in a genomic region of Oncorhynchus keta strain PuntledgeMale-10-30-2019 chromosome 35, Oket_V2, whole genome shotgun sequence:
- the LOC127915680 gene encoding uncharacterized protein LOC127915680 isoform X18 has protein sequence MDSTRCRKRSTGMLVHVDSTRCLKRSTGMLVHVDSTRCRKRSTGMLAHVDSTRCRKRSTGMLAHVDSTRCLKRSTGMLAHVDSTRCLKRSTGMLVHVDSTRCRKRSTGMLAHVDSTRCRKRSTGMLAHVDSTRCRKRSTGMLAHVDSTRCRKRSTGMLAHVDSTRCRKRSTGMLAHVDSHPCLKCLKA, from the exons atggactctacaag gtgtcgaaagcgttccacggggatgctggtccatgttgactctacaaggtgtctaaagcgttccacagggatgctggtccatgttgactctacaaggtgtagaaagcgttccacagggatgctggcccatgttgactctacaag gtgtcgaaagcgttccacagggatgctggcccatgttgactctacaag gtgtctaaagcgttccacagggatgctggcccatgttgactctacaag gtgtctaaagcgttccacagggatgctggtccatgttgactctacaaggtgtagaaagcgttccacagggatgctggcccatgttgactctacaag gtgtagaaagcgttccacagggatgctggcccatgttgactctacaaggtgtagaaagcgttccacagggatgctggcccatgttgactctacaag gtgtagaaagcgttccacagggatgctggcccatgttgactctacaag gtgtcgaaagcgttccacggggatgctggcccatgttgactctcaTCCATGCCTCaagtgtctcaaggcttaa
- the LOC127915680 gene encoding uncharacterized protein LOC127915680 isoform X11, translating to MDSTRCRKRSTGMLVHVDSTRCLKRSTGMLVHVDSTRCRKRSTGMLAHVDSTRCLKRSTGMLAHVDSTRCLKRSTGMLVHVDSTRCRKRSTGMLAHVDSTRCRKRSTGMLAHVDSTRCLKRSTGMLVHVDSTRCRKRSTGMLVHVDSTRCRKRSTGMLVHVDSTRCRKRSTGMLAHVDSTRCRKRSTGMLVHVDSTRCRKRSTGMLVHVDSTRCRKRSTGMLAHVDSTRCRKRSTGMLAHVDSHPCLKCLKA from the exons atggactctacaag gtgtcgaaagcgttccacggggatgctggtccatgttgactctacaaggtgtctaaagcgttccacagggatgctggtccatgttgactctacaaggtgtagaaagcgttccacagggatgctggcccatgttgactctacaag gtgtctaaagcgttccacagggatgctggcccatgttgactctacaag gtgtctaaagcgttccacagggatgctggtccatgttgactctacaag gtgtagaaagcgttccacagggatgctggcccatgttgactctacaaggtgtagaaagcgttccacagggatgctggcccatgttgactctacaag gtgtctaaagcgttccacagggatgctggtccatgttgactctacaaggtgtagaaagcgttccacagggatgctggtccatgttgactctacaaggtgtagaaagcgttccacagggatgctggtccatgttgactctacaaggtgtagaaagcgttccacagggatgctggcccatgttgactctacaaggtgtagaaagcgttccacagggatgctggtccatgttgactctacaaggtgtagaaagcgttccacagggatgctggtccatgttgactctacaaggtgtagaaagcgttccacagggatgctggcccatgttgactctacaag gtgtcgaaagcgttccacggggatgctggcccatgttgactctcaTCCATGCCTCaagtgtctcaaggcttaa
- the LOC127915680 gene encoding uncharacterized protein LOC127915680 isoform X17, producing MDSTRCRKRSTGMLVHVDSTRCLKRSTGMLVHVDSTRCRKRSTGMLAHVDSTRCLKRSTGMLAHVDSTRCRKRSTGMLAHVDSTRCRKRSTGMLAHVDSTRCLKRSTGMLVHVDSTRCRKRSTGMLVHVDSTRCRKRSTGMLVHVDSTRCRKRSTGMLAHVDSTRCRKRSTGMLVHVDSTRCRKRSTGMLVHVDSTRCRKRSTGMLAHVDSTRCRKRSTGMLAHVDSHPCLKCLKA from the exons atggactctacaag gtgtcgaaagcgttccacggggatgctggtccatgttgactctacaaggtgtctaaagcgttccacagggatgctggtccatgttgactctacaaggtgtagaaagcgttccacagggatgctggcccatgttgactctacaag gtgtctaaagcgttccacagggatgctggcccatgttgactctacaag gtgtagaaagcgttccacagggatgctggcccatgttgactctacaaggtgtagaaagcgttccacagggatgctggcccatgttgactctacaag gtgtctaaagcgttccacagggatgctggtccatgttgactctacaaggtgtagaaagcgttccacagggatgctggtccatgttgactctacaaggtgtagaaagcgttccacagggatgctggtccatgttgactctacaaggtgtagaaagcgttccacagggatgctggcccatgttgactctacaaggtgtagaaagcgttccacagggatgctggtccatgttgactctacaaggtgtagaaagcgttccacagggatgctggtccatgttgactctacaaggtgtagaaagcgttccacagggatgctggcccatgttgactctacaag gtgtcgaaagcgttccacggggatgctggcccatgttgactctcaTCCATGCCTCaagtgtctcaaggcttaa
- the LOC127915680 gene encoding uncharacterized protein LOC127915680 isoform X14, producing MDSTRCRKRSTGMLAHVDSTRCRKRSTGMLAHVDSTRCLKRSTGMLVHVDSTRCRKRSTGMLAHVDSTRCRKRSTGMLAHVDSTRCRKRSTGMLAHVDSTRCLKRSTGMLVHVDSTRCRKRSTGMLVHVDSTRCRKRSTGMLVHVDSTRCRKRSTGMLAHVDSTRCRKRSTGMLVHVDSTRCRKRSTGMLVHVDSTRCRKRSTGMLAHVDSTRCRKRSTGMLAHVDSHPCLKCLKA from the exons atggactctacaaggtgtagaaagcgttccacggggatgctggcccatgttgactctacaag gtgtagaaagcgttccacagggatgctggcccatgttgactctacaag gtgtctaaagcgttccacagggatgctggtccatgttgactctacaaggtgtagaaagcgttccacagggatgctggcccatgttgactctacaag gtgtagaaagcgttccacagggatgctggcccatgttgactctacaaggtgtagaaagcgttccacagggatgctggcccatgttgactctacaag gtgtctaaagcgttccacagggatgctggtccatgttgactctacaaggtgtagaaagcgttccacagggatgctggtccatgttgactctacaaggtgtagaaagcgttccacagggatgctggtccatgttgactctacaaggtgtagaaagcgttccacagggatgctggcccatgttgactctacaaggtgtagaaagcgttccacagggatgctggtccatgttgactctacaaggtgtagaaagcgttccacagggatgctggtccatgttgactctacaaggtgtagaaagcgttccacagggatgctggcccatgttgactctacaag gtgtcgaaagcgttccacggggatgctggcccatgttgactctcaTCCATGCCTCaagtgtctcaaggcttaa
- the LOC127915680 gene encoding uncharacterized protein LOC127915680 isoform X13, with the protein MDSTRCRKRSTGMLAHVDSTRCRKRSTGMLVHVDSTRCLKRSTGMLVHVDSTRCRKRSTGMLAHVDSTRCRKRSTGMLAHVDSTRCRKRSTGMLAHVDSTRCLKRSTGMLVHVDSTRCRKRSTGMLVHVDSTRCRKRSTGMLVHVDSTRCRKRSTGMLAHVDSTRCRKRSTGMLVHVDSTRCRKRSTGMLVHVDSTRCRKRSTGMLAHVDSTRCRKRSTGMLAHVDSHPCLKCLKA; encoded by the exons atggactctacaaggtgtagaaagcgttccacggggatgctggcccatgttgactctacaaggtgtcgaaagcgttccacggggatgctggtccatgttgactctacaag gtgtctaaagcgttccacagggatgctggtccatgttgactctacaaggtgtagaaagcgttccacagggatgctggcccatgttgactctacaag gtgtagaaagcgttccacagggatgctggcccatgttgactctacaaggtgtagaaagcgttccacagggatgctggcccatgttgactctacaag gtgtctaaagcgttccacagggatgctggtccatgttgactctacaaggtgtagaaagcgttccacagggatgctggtccatgttgactctacaaggtgtagaaagcgttccacagggatgctggtccatgttgactctacaaggtgtagaaagcgttccacagggatgctggcccatgttgactctacaaggtgtagaaagcgttccacagggatgctggtccatgttgactctacaaggtgtagaaagcgttccacagggatgctggtccatgttgactctacaaggtgtagaaagcgttccacagggatgctggcccatgttgactctacaag gtgtcgaaagcgttccacggggatgctggcccatgttgactctcaTCCATGCCTCaagtgtctcaaggcttaa
- the LOC127915680 gene encoding uncharacterized protein LOC127915680 isoform X4, translated as MDSTRCRKRSTGMLAHVDSTRCRKRSTGMLVHVDSTRCRKRSTGMLAHVDSTRCLKRSTGMLAHVDSTRCLKRSTGMLVHVDSTRCRKRSTGMLAHVDSTRCRKRSTGMLAHVDSTRCRKRSTGMLAHVDSTRCLKRSTGMLVHVDSTRCRKRSTGMLVHVDSTRCRKRSTGMLVHVDSTRCRKRSTGMLAHVDSTRCRKRSTGMLVHVDSTRCRKRSTGMLVHVDSTRCRKRSTGMLAHVDSTRCRKRSTGMLAHVDSHPCLKCLKA; from the exons atggactctacaaggtgtagaaagcgttccacggggatgctggcccatgttgactctacaaggtgtcgaaagcgttccacggggatgctggtccatgttgactctacaag gtgtagaaagcgttccacagggatgctggcccatgttgactctacaag gtgtctaaagcgttccacagggatgctggcccatgttgactctacaag gtgtctaaagcgttccacagggatgctggtccatgttgactctacaaggtgtagaaagcgttccacagggatgctggcccatgttgactctacaag gtgtagaaagcgttccacagggatgctggcccatgttgactctacaaggtgtagaaagcgttccacagggatgctggcccatgttgactctacaag gtgtctaaagcgttccacagggatgctggtccatgttgactctacaaggtgtagaaagcgttccacagggatgctggtccatgttgactctacaaggtgtagaaagcgttccacagggatgctggtccatgttgactctacaaggtgtagaaagcgttccacagggatgctggcccatgttgactctacaaggtgtagaaagcgttccacagggatgctggtccatgttgactctacaaggtgtagaaagcgttccacagggatgctggtccatgttgactctacaaggtgtagaaagcgttccacagggatgctggcccatgttgactctacaag gtgtcgaaagcgttccacggggatgctggcccatgttgactctcaTCCATGCCTCaagtgtctcaaggcttaa
- the LOC127915680 gene encoding uncharacterized protein LOC127915680 isoform X7, translated as MDSTRCRKRSTGMLVHVDSTRCLKRSTGMLVHVDSTRCRKRSTGMLAHVDSTRCLKRSTGMLVHVDSTRCRKRSTGMLAHVDSTRCRKRSTGMLAHVDSTRCRKRSTGMLAHVDSTRCLKRSTGMLVHVDSTRCRKRSTGMLVHVDSTRCRKRSTGMLVHVDSTRCRKRSTGMLAHVDSTRCRKRSTGMLVHVDSTRCRKRSTGMLVHVDSTRCRKRSTGMLAHVDSTRCRKRSTGMLAHVDSHPCLKCLKA; from the exons atggactctacaag gtgtcgaaagcgttccacggggatgctggtccatgttgactctacaaggtgtctaaagcgttccacagggatgctggtccatgttgactctacaaggtgtagaaagcgttccacagggatgctggcccatgttgactctacaag gtgtctaaagcgttccacagggatgctggtccatgttgactctacaaggtgtagaaagcgttccacagggatgctggcccatgttgactctacaag gtgtagaaagcgttccacagggatgctggcccatgttgactctacaaggtgtagaaagcgttccacagggatgctggcccatgttgactctacaag gtgtctaaagcgttccacagggatgctggtccatgttgactctacaaggtgtagaaagcgttccacagggatgctggtccatgttgactctacaaggtgtagaaagcgttccacagggatgctggtccatgttgactctacaaggtgtagaaagcgttccacagggatgctggcccatgttgactctacaaggtgtagaaagcgttccacagggatgctggtccatgttgactctacaaggtgtagaaagcgttccacagggatgctggtccatgttgactctacaaggtgtagaaagcgttccacagggatgctggcccatgttgactctacaag gtgtcgaaagcgttccacggggatgctggcccatgttgactctcaTCCATGCCTCaagtgtctcaaggcttaa
- the LOC127915680 gene encoding uncharacterized protein LOC127915680 isoform X6, which translates to MDSTRCRKRSTGMLAHVDSTRCRKRSTGMLAHVDSTRCLKRSTGMLAHVDSTRCLKRSTGMLVHVDSTRCRKRSTGMLAHVDSTRCRKRSTGMLAHVDSTRCRKRSTGMLAHVDSTRCLKRSTGMLVHVDSTRCRKRSTGMLVHVDSTRCRKRSTGMLVHVDSTRCRKRSTGMLAHVDSTRCRKRSTGMLVHVDSTRCRKRSTGMLVHVDSTRCRKRSTGMLAHVDSTRCRKRSTGMLAHVDSHPCLKCLKA; encoded by the exons atggactctacaaggtgtagaaagcgttccacggggatgctggcccatgttgactctacaag gtgtagaaagcgttccacagggatgctggcccatgttgactctacaag gtgtctaaagcgttccacagggatgctggcccatgttgactctacaag gtgtctaaagcgttccacagggatgctggtccatgttgactctacaaggtgtagaaagcgttccacagggatgctggcccatgttgactctacaag gtgtagaaagcgttccacagggatgctggcccatgttgactctacaaggtgtagaaagcgttccacagggatgctggcccatgttgactctacaag gtgtctaaagcgttccacagggatgctggtccatgttgactctacaaggtgtagaaagcgttccacagggatgctggtccatgttgactctacaaggtgtagaaagcgttccacagggatgctggtccatgttgactctacaaggtgtagaaagcgttccacagggatgctggcccatgttgactctacaaggtgtagaaagcgttccacagggatgctggtccatgttgactctacaaggtgtagaaagcgttccacagggatgctggtccatgttgactctacaaggtgtagaaagcgttccacagggatgctggcccatgttgactctacaag gtgtcgaaagcgttccacggggatgctggcccatgttgactctcaTCCATGCCTCaagtgtctcaaggcttaa
- the LOC127915680 gene encoding uncharacterized protein LOC127915680 isoform X8 — MDSTRCRKRSTGMLAHVDSTRCRKRSTGMLVHVDSTRCRKRSTGMLAHVDSTRCLKRSTGMLVHVDSTRCRKRSTGMLAHVDSTRCRKRSTGMLAHVDSTRCRKRSTGMLAHVDSTRCLKRSTGMLVHVDSTRCRKRSTGMLVHVDSTRCRKRSTGMLVHVDSTRCRKRSTGMLAHVDSTRCRKRSTGMLVHVDSTRCRKRSTGMLVHVDSTRCRKRSTGMLAHVDSTRCRKRSTGMLAHVDSHPCLKCLKA, encoded by the exons atggactctacaaggtgtagaaagcgttccacggggatgctggcccatgttgactctacaaggtgtcgaaagcgttccacggggatgctggtccatgttgactctacaag gtgtagaaagcgttccacagggatgctggcccatgttgactctacaag gtgtctaaagcgttccacagggatgctggtccatgttgactctacaaggtgtagaaagcgttccacagggatgctggcccatgttgactctacaag gtgtagaaagcgttccacagggatgctggcccatgttgactctacaaggtgtagaaagcgttccacagggatgctggcccatgttgactctacaag gtgtctaaagcgttccacagggatgctggtccatgttgactctacaaggtgtagaaagcgttccacagggatgctggtccatgttgactctacaaggtgtagaaagcgttccacagggatgctggtccatgttgactctacaaggtgtagaaagcgttccacagggatgctggcccatgttgactctacaaggtgtagaaagcgttccacagggatgctggtccatgttgactctacaaggtgtagaaagcgttccacagggatgctggtccatgttgactctacaaggtgtagaaagcgttccacagggatgctggcccatgttgactctacaag gtgtcgaaagcgttccacggggatgctggcccatgttgactctcaTCCATGCCTCaagtgtctcaaggcttaa
- the LOC127915680 gene encoding uncharacterized protein LOC127915680 isoform X10, which produces MDSTRCRKRSTGMLVHVDSTRCLKRSTGMLVHVDSTRCRKRSTGMLAHVDSTRCRKRSTGMLAHVDSTRCRKRSTGMLAHVDSTRCRKRSTGMLAHVDSTRCRKRSTGMLAHVDSTRCLKRSTGMLVHVDSTRCRKRSTGMLVHVDSTRCRKRSTGMLVHVDSTRCRKRSTGMLAHVDSTRCRKRSTGMLVHVDSTRCRKRSTGMLVHVDSTRCRKRSTGMLAHVDSTRCRKRSTGMLAHVDSHPCLKCLKA; this is translated from the exons atggactctacaag gtgtcgaaagcgttccacggggatgctggtccatgttgactctacaaggtgtctaaagcgttccacagggatgctggtccatgttgactctacaaggtgtagaaagcgttccacagggatgctggcccatgttgactctacaag gtgtcgaaagcgttccacagggatgctggcccatgttgactctacaag gtgtagaaagcgttccacagggatgctggcccatgttgactctacaag gtgtagaaagcgttccacagggatgctggcccatgttgactctacaaggtgtagaaagcgttccacagggatgctggcccatgttgactctacaag gtgtctaaagcgttccacagggatgctggtccatgttgactctacaaggtgtagaaagcgttccacagggatgctggtccatgttgactctacaaggtgtagaaagcgttccacagggatgctggtccatgttgactctacaaggtgtagaaagcgttccacagggatgctggcccatgttgactctacaaggtgtagaaagcgttccacagggatgctggtccatgttgactctacaaggtgtagaaagcgttccacagggatgctggtccatgttgactctacaaggtgtagaaagcgttccacagggatgctggcccatgttgactctacaag gtgtcgaaagcgttccacggggatgctggcccatgttgactctcaTCCATGCCTCaagtgtctcaaggcttaa
- the LOC127915680 gene encoding uncharacterized protein LOC127915680 isoform X3, whose product MDSTRCRKRSTGMLVHVDSTRCLKRSTGMLVHVDSTRCRKRSTGMLAHVDSTRCLKRSTGMLAHVDSTRCLKRSTGMLVHVDSTRCRKRSTGMLAHVDSTRCRKRSTGMLAHVDSTRCRKRSTGMLAHVDSTRCLKRSTGMLVHVDSTRCRKRSTGMLVHVDSTRCRKRSTGMLVHVDSTRCRKRSTGMLAHVDSTRCRKRSTGMLVHVDSTRCRKRSTGMLVHVDSTRCRKRSTGMLAHVDSTRCRKRSTGMLAHVDSHPCLKCLKA is encoded by the exons atggactctacaag gtgtcgaaagcgttccacggggatgctggtccatgttgactctacaaggtgtctaaagcgttccacagggatgctggtccatgttgactctacaaggtgtagaaagcgttccacagggatgctggcccatgttgactctacaag gtgtctaaagcgttccacagggatgctggcccatgttgactctacaag gtgtctaaagcgttccacagggatgctggtccatgttgactctacaaggtgtagaaagcgttccacagggatgctggcccatgttgactctacaag gtgtagaaagcgttccacagggatgctggcccatgttgactctacaaggtgtagaaagcgttccacagggatgctggcccatgttgactctacaag gtgtctaaagcgttccacagggatgctggtccatgttgactctacaaggtgtagaaagcgttccacagggatgctggtccatgttgactctacaaggtgtagaaagcgttccacagggatgctggtccatgttgactctacaaggtgtagaaagcgttccacagggatgctggcccatgttgactctacaaggtgtagaaagcgttccacagggatgctggtccatgttgactctacaaggtgtagaaagcgttccacagggatgctggtccatgttgactctacaaggtgtagaaagcgttccacagggatgctggcccatgttgactctacaag gtgtcgaaagcgttccacggggatgctggcccatgttgactctcaTCCATGCCTCaagtgtctcaaggcttaa
- the LOC127915680 gene encoding uncharacterized protein LOC127915680 isoform X16, giving the protein MDSTRCRKRSTGMLAHVDSTRCRKRSTGMLVHVDSTRCRKRSTGMLAHVDSTRCRKRSTGMLAHVDSTRCRKRSTGMLAHVDSTRCRKRSTGMLAHVDSTRCLKRSTGMLVHVDSTRCRKRSTGMLVHVDSTRCRKRSTGMLVHVDSTRCRKRSTGMLAHVDSTRCRKRSTGMLVHVDSTRCRKRSTGMLVHVDSTRCRKRSTGMLAHVDSTRCRKRSTGMLAHVDSHPCLKCLKA; this is encoded by the exons atggactctacaaggtgtagaaagcgttccacggggatgctggcccatgttgactctacaaggtgtcgaaagcgttccacggggatgctggtccatgttgactctacaag gtgtagaaagcgttccacagggatgctggcccatgttgactctacaag gtgtagaaagcgttccacagggatgctggcccatgttgactctacaag gtgtagaaagcgttccacagggatgctggcccatgttgactctacaaggtgtagaaagcgttccacagggatgctggcccatgttgactctacaag gtgtctaaagcgttccacagggatgctggtccatgttgactctacaaggtgtagaaagcgttccacagggatgctggtccatgttgactctacaaggtgtagaaagcgttccacagggatgctggtccatgttgactctacaaggtgtagaaagcgttccacagggatgctggcccatgttgactctacaaggtgtagaaagcgttccacagggatgctggtccatgttgactctacaaggtgtagaaagcgttccacagggatgctggtccatgttgactctacaaggtgtagaaagcgttccacagggatgctggcccatgttgactctacaag gtgtcgaaagcgttccacggggatgctggcccatgttgactctcaTCCATGCCTCaagtgtctcaaggcttaa
- the LOC127915680 gene encoding uncharacterized protein LOC127915680 isoform X2 translates to MDSTRCRKRSTGMLVHVDSTRCLKRSTGMLVHVDSTRCRKRSTGMLAHVDSTRCRKRSTGMLAHVDSTRCLKRSTGMLVHVDSTRCRKRSTGMLAHVDSTRCRKRSTGMLAHVDSTRCRKRSTGMLAHVDSTRCLKRSTGMLVHVDSTRCRKRSTGMLVHVDSTRCRKRSTGMLVHVDSTRCRKRSTGMLAHVDSTRCRKRSTGMLVHVDSTRCRKRSTGMLVHVDSTRCRKRSTGMLAHVDSTRCRKRSTGMLAHVDSHPCLKCLKA, encoded by the exons atggactctacaag gtgtcgaaagcgttccacggggatgctggtccatgttgactctacaaggtgtctaaagcgttccacagggatgctggtccatgttgactctacaaggtgtagaaagcgttccacagggatgctggcccatgttgactctacaag gtgtcgaaagcgttccacagggatgctggcccatgttgactctacaag gtgtctaaagcgttccacagggatgctggtccatgttgactctacaaggtgtagaaagcgttccacagggatgctggcccatgttgactctacaag gtgtagaaagcgttccacagggatgctggcccatgttgactctacaaggtgtagaaagcgttccacagggatgctggcccatgttgactctacaag gtgtctaaagcgttccacagggatgctggtccatgttgactctacaaggtgtagaaagcgttccacagggatgctggtccatgttgactctacaaggtgtagaaagcgttccacagggatgctggtccatgttgactctacaaggtgtagaaagcgttccacagggatgctggcccatgttgactctacaaggtgtagaaagcgttccacagggatgctggtccatgttgactctacaaggtgtagaaagcgttccacagggatgctggtccatgttgactctacaaggtgtagaaagcgttccacagggatgctggcccatgttgactctacaag gtgtcgaaagcgttccacggggatgctggcccatgttgactctcaTCCATGCCTCaagtgtctcaaggcttaa